The Rhodoferax ferrireducens T118 DNA segment CATCCCGGCCATGACAAATCGTCATCAAGGTGGTGCGCCGCAAAGGCCCAACTACTTGTCGATTTCTGCAATTCGCGGTCCAAGGACATGCGTGGCGACGCGCATGCCAGATTGACTTACGTCAGGGTTTTGACATGGCACGGCCTGCATAATCAGCGCGCTGCTATTTTTATTGAAGTTCTATTGAGATTTTTCCCCCGAGGTACCCCATGATTGCCGCCATCTCCGTCATTTTTGTCTTGTCCTACCTGGCGATTGCGCTGGAGCATCCGCTCAAGATCAGCAAGTCAGCCTCCGCCCTGATGGGCGCGGGCTGGTTGTGGACCATTTATGCGCTGGCCAGCGGTGACGTGAACCAAGTCAATGCTGACCTCGACCGCTCGCTGATGGGCACCGCGCAGATTGTTTTCTTTTTGATGGGGGCCATGACCATTGTCGAGGTGGTCGATGCGCATGAGGGCTTTCTGGCCATCACCTCGCGCATCAAGACTACCCGCCTGTCGACGCTGATGTGGATGATCGGTTTTGTGTCGTTTTTCCTGAGCTCGATCTTGGACAATCTGACCACCACCATCGTCATGATTTCACTCGTGAAGAAGCTGCTCGACAAACGGGATGACCGCCTGTTCTTTGCCGGCATCATCGTCATTGCCGCCAATGCCGGCGGTGCCTGGACGCCGATTGGAGACGTCACCACCACCATGCTCTGGATCGGCGGCCAGATCACCACACTGGCGATCATGAAGGGCCTCTTTCTTGCATCGTTGACCAATCTGCTTGTGCCGCTGGCAGTCACCAGTTTCGTCCTCGGCGCGCGTCCGGTGGTGCCGCCACCGCGCAGGCAGGACGCGGACACGCTGCACTCGACCGCTTTCGAGCGCAACCTGATGTTGTTTCTCGGCCTGGCTATTCTGGTCGGGGTGCCGGTGTTCAAGACCGTGACGCACCTGCCGCCCTTCATGGGCATTTTGTTTGGTCTTGGCATGTTGTGGATGGTGGGCGATTTGTTGCACCTGAAAAAGGAAGAAAGCCAGAAGCAACACCTGACGCTGGTGCGCGCGCTGACGCGCATTGACATGAGCTCCATCGTCTTCTTTATCGGCATCCTGATGGCCGTGGCGGTGCTGGAGCACACCCACATCCTGACCGCCCTGGCGAAATCACTGGATGAGTTGGTTGGGCGCCAGGAAATCATTGTCATGGTCATTGGTCTTGCCAGTGCCGTGGTGGATAACGTGCCGCTGGTGGCTGCGTCCATGGGTATGTACACGCTGGCACAGTACCCCACTGACAGTTTCCTGTGGGAGTTCGTCGCTTACTGCGCCGGTACCGGTGGCTCAATTCTTATCATCGGCTCGGCCGCGGGTGTGGCCGCCATGGGCCTGGAAAAAATTGATTTCATCTGGTACATGCGCAAGATCAGCGGGCTGGCACTGATTGGTTATTTTGCGGGCGCGGCGGTTTACATCGTGCAAAACCAGTTGCTGCATTGAATCGGCAGCTTGTTTTAACCGCACCAGATTGTCAGTTATGAAACCCAAAATATTGATTGCTCGGGCTATCTTCCCAGAAGTTGTTGCCAAGCTGGCGCAGCACTTTGAGGTCACGTCCAACCAAGCCGATGAGCTCTGGACATCGGCTCAGTTGATTGAGCGACTGAAAGGCAAACAGGGCGTGTTCACCACCGGTGGCGAGCGCATTGACGCTGCGTTGCTGGCCGCCTGCCCTGAGTTGAAAATCTGCGCCAACATGGCCGTGGGTTACAACAACTTCGACATAGCGGCCATGACGGCAGCCAGAGTGTTGGGCACCAACGCACCGGATGTGCTGACCGAGACCACTGCCGACTTCGGCTTTGCCCTATTGATGGCGACGGCGCGTCGCATGGCCGAAGCGGAGCATTTTTTGCGCGCCGGCCAGTGGACACGCTGGCGCTACGACATGTTTGCCGGCGCCGATATTCATGGCAGCACGCTCGGGATTCTGGGTATGGGCCGCATCGGCCAGGGC contains these protein-coding regions:
- the nhaD gene encoding sodium:proton antiporter NhaD; this translates as MIAAISVIFVLSYLAIALEHPLKISKSASALMGAGWLWTIYALASGDVNQVNADLDRSLMGTAQIVFFLMGAMTIVEVVDAHEGFLAITSRIKTTRLSTLMWMIGFVSFFLSSILDNLTTTIVMISLVKKLLDKRDDRLFFAGIIVIAANAGGAWTPIGDVTTTMLWIGGQITTLAIMKGLFLASLTNLLVPLAVTSFVLGARPVVPPPRRQDADTLHSTAFERNLMLFLGLAILVGVPVFKTVTHLPPFMGILFGLGMLWMVGDLLHLKKEESQKQHLTLVRALTRIDMSSIVFFIGILMAVAVLEHTHILTALAKSLDELVGRQEIIVMVIGLASAVVDNVPLVAASMGMYTLAQYPTDSFLWEFVAYCAGTGGSILIIGSAAGVAAMGLEKIDFIWYMRKISGLALIGYFAGAAVYIVQNQLLH